In a single window of the Papaver somniferum cultivar HN1 chromosome 8, ASM357369v1, whole genome shotgun sequence genome:
- the LOC113306331 gene encoding uncharacterized protein LOC113306331 yields the protein MGVSSSGPVFLKAVDTSGNYKDVAYLASFFKNTIEEVGVKNVVQLITDNAPVCKAAAMQVENTFKHIFWTPCVAHTLNLALKDLCECKPTTKHQGRFEEFQWMQDLVTEGRAVKIFVANHSKALKIYKKYATLKLLSYGETRFATNLIMLLRLVEVKSALSAMVMDKDWKDYKGEDVAKALLIKNRICDDDWWEKVCYLINLTAPIVDFLRFTDTDKPSLHKVYDMWDTMIERVRLVIYEHEDKNLETGSSSFYDQAHDVLVRRWNKSNNPLICLAHCLNPKFYSDEWIEGGLNRVHPHRDEELSNGRITFFERLFTISEDRKAITDQYGAFSGCSLGFSSWISQRDRNTEDAASWWNNYGSSAPLLAKLADSLMNQPCTASSAERNWSTYSQIQNAKRNKLDPQRAEDLVYVHSSLRLLSRKEDRYTKGPTQYWDVQNDESSLRAPTEQELANLGLDKPSYTLPPSGDSEDILATGLKLYLHFSETKKISGQLKFMQ from the coding sequence ATGGGAGTCTCTAGTAGTGGTCCTGTGTTTTTGAAGGCAGTTGATACTTCAGGAAACTATAAGGATGTTGCCTACTTGGCTAGTTTTTTTAAGAACACCATTGAAGAAGTTGGGGTTAAGAATGTTGTACAATTGATTACCGACAATGCACCTGTGTGCAAGGCAGCTGCTATGCAAGTGGAGAACACTTTCAAGCATATCTTTTGGACTCCATGTGTAGCACACACACTGAACTTGGCCTTGAAAGATCTATGCGAGTGCAAGCCGACAACCAAACACCAAGGAAGATTTGAAGAGTTTCAGTGGATGCAAGACTTGGTTACAGAAGGAAGAGCAGTCAAAATATTTGTTGCGAATCACTCAAAAGCTTtaaaaatttacaagaaatatgcTACACTAAAGTTGCTGAGCTATGGTGAAACAAGGTTTGCTACTAACCTGATTATGTTGCTCCGTTTGGTTGAAGTTAAATCAGCTTTGTCGGCCATGGTGATGGACAAAGATTGGAAAGATTACAAAGGGGAAGACGTTGCTAAGGCACTACTGATTAAGAATaggatttgtgatgatgattggTGGGAAAAGGTATGTTACTTGATCAATCTCACTGCACCAATTGTTGATTTCTTGAGGTTCACCGACACTGACAAACCATCTTTGCACAAAGTGTATGATATGTGGGATACCATGATTGAAAGGGTAAGGCTAGTGATATATGAACATGAGGATAAAAATCTTGAAACAGGATCATCTTCTTTTTATGATCAAGCACATGACGTTCTTGTGCGAAGATGGAACAAGAGCAACAATCCGCTAATATGTTTGGCTCATTGTTTAAATCCAAAATTCTACAGTGATGAATGGATTGAAGGTGGGTTGAATCGTGTTCATCCACATCGTGATGAGGAGTTATCAAATGGTAGAATCACTTTCTTTGAGAGATTATTTACTATCTCGGAAGATAGAAAAGCAATTACAGATCAGTATGGTGCATTTTCTGGATGCAGTCTGGGCTTCTCTAGTTGGATCTCTCAAAGAGATAGGAATACAGAAGATGCTGCATCATGGTGGAACAACTATGGATCTTCTGCACCTTTGCTAGCTAAGTTGGCTGACAGTTTGATGAACCAACCATGCACCGCTTCTAGTGCTGAGAGAAATTGGTCAACGTATTCGCAAATTCAAAATGCAAAGCGCAACAAGCTTGATCCACAAAGAGCAGAAGATCTGGTGTATGTTCATAGTAGTCTGAGATTGTTATCTAGAAAAGAGGATAGATATACCAAAGGGCCAACTCAATATTGGGATGTTCAAAATGATGAATCTAGTCTGAGAGCACCTACTGAACAAGAATTAGCAAACTTAGGCCTTGATAAACCTAGTTACACTCTGCCACCAAGTGGTGATTCAGAGGACATTTTAGCTACAGGTCTGAAACTATATCTACATTTCAGTGAGACCAAAAAGATAAGTGGACAGTTGAAGTTTATGCAGTGA